Proteins found in one Cardiocondyla obscurior isolate alpha-2009 linkage group LG03, Cobs3.1, whole genome shotgun sequence genomic segment:
- the LOC139113683 gene encoding angiomotin-like 2a: protein MSSLQQGNRFLPFSNNNLQRKQLSIQGGLPQSLSGSETDVSTSNENLSNEERYVIRHTARQEPQGQENQQQSPSRSSSHKENIPNIQGNLHNRNSLKDSLNGSNRNSLKESLNGSNRNSLKDSINGSNRNSLKDNLSNRTSGSNRSSLDISTSSYNTLIIHNANDDNSWIPSGRLSGIVREHGDVSYLYCDGKGNSNSPTIQSLSNLPHEDYVHEQSSGCQEITDIPDDYLSQSQVLKHLAKEVKVPPYSSNSGSLEMRLGDMRIRDSDRGKQNDGEYEGRSTPCYVSTLFKSKHRFFGPTEKLTVSRSQPDLSRINKLDIENYNLQTTSPRPQTKGREELERETGEVWPSSEMIQIIIQENSALKLELDHCYSKVAKTQKLEQEIAKVHRVHEELAASCERREKLERAARMRLQNECRRLTELNRAYRDQIDLLSARTDSPPIVETMRKELTQRELLIGQLITQNKELTAAKERQEIELAAQRATLQEQRTHIDILDNALTNAQGNVVRLEEECRKKQVYVERVGQLQRALSSLQASSDRREETERQLRGQLERELREGGGGGGGNGNEQTSNGETIADLKRRLRERDEKIMSLEGDVAKWEQRYLEESALRQAAIDAASLPKDAKIAALEKTSQDAEKLIAEARSEKMRHMDEVHAAQKKLADLESRMKDLESKLAERDAMIRVLQKHTYDKADSSSSSGVGSYPAAHSSHSSTSADHHTALTSTPELVSSVLGSGSGYGSTGSYGVSDSYKYRKQGSFEQTNKSLDDQLKELDSQLLSKRALCCFPGFSNPGTASRKGKIPKPLLAGVDSTGTSSTASSKSRLLDDSSGSGGDVVSSSIIEFANAAARLKGTISRLSDGAGGKPTEDMMLLEKQGRSSQRQRMAVEVGGEPRRAGSLPPSSLPRPPRSLKATSANSRYCRLSDTETRKKSDPGPGMLDASSATSGPGSGSGGKTTRDSSGNCSSIEYGRFDTGAAVAAKASRSKKKISMESLMANSSLKKSTIGGGHEYERLQSDMITVSGRKKSIGGNPCALESTVRHREMQNRSFIPPPPSSRARIGEYGRLSDGESSVAAAAAAAAAAAAAAVVLKGGGNTLRKQAGAGCSSRGQSTGSTVSSKSGRDSGGTASSEASTASLPPTRARSIPRPNYRIQF, encoded by the exons ATGAGCTCGCTACAGCAAGGGAACAGATTCCTGCCGTTCTCGAACAATAACTTGCAAAGGAAACAATTGTCCATACAAg GAGGCCTTCCTCAAAGTTTGAGCGGCAGTGAGACTGACGTTTCCACATCCAACGAAAATCTGAGCAACGAGGAAAGGTATGTCATACGACACACAGCTCGGCAAGAGCCACAGGGTCAGGAAAATCAGCAGCAAAGTCCCTCCAGATCCTCCAGCCACAAGGAAAATATACCAAATATTCAG GGAAATCTACACAACAGGAATAGTCTGAAAGACAGCTTGAACGGGTCTAATCGAAACAGTCTGAAAGAAAGTTTAAACGGCTCTAATCGAAACAGTCTGAAGGACAGTATCAATGGATCAAATCGGAACAGTTTAAAGGACAACTTGAGTAATCGCACGAGCGGTTCTAACAGGAGCAGCTTGGATATCTCGACGAGTTCTTACAACacgttaattatacataacGCTAACGATGATAATTCGTGGATACCGTCTGGAAG GCTATCGGGCATAGTGAGAGAGCATGGAGATGTGAGTTATTTATATTGCGACGGTAAGGGCAATTCCAACAGTCCCACGATACAATCCCTGTCCAATTTACCACATGAGGATTATGTTCACGAACAAAGTAGTGGTTGCCAAGAAATCACGGATATCCCGGATGATTATCTTAGTCAGTCTCAG GTCTTGAAACACTTGGCGAAAGAGGTGAAAGTACCGCCATATTCGAGTAATAGCGGTAGCCTGGAGATGAGATTAGGAGATATGAGAATAAGAGACAGCGACAGGGGGAAGCAGAACGATGGCGAATATGAAGGAAGATCAACGCCATGCTACGTATCTACATTGTTTAAAAGCAAACACAGGTTCTTCGGACCAACAGAAAAGTTAACTGTGTCGCGATCGCAGCCAGATTTGTCCAGGATCAACAAGCTGGACATCGAAAATTATAATCTTCAGACAACGTCACcgcg ACCACAAACTAAGGGACGAGAAGAGCtggagagagagacgggcgAAGTGTGGCCATCGTCGGAAATGATTCAGATAATAATACAAGAGAATAGTGCATTGAAGCTTGAATTGGATCATTGCTACAGTAAGGTTGCCAAAACGCAAAAGCTAGAGCAGGAGATAGCGAAAGTACATCGTGTCCACGAAGAGCTTGCGGCTTCCTGCGAGCGGCGGGAGAAACTCGAACGTGCCGCTCGAATGAGACTGCAAAATGAATGCCGTCGATTGACTGAATTAAATCGCGCATACAGAGACCAGATCGACCTACTGTCCGCACGTACGGACAGTCCGCCGATTGTCGAAACGATGCGGAAGGAACTGACGCAACGCGAACTACTTATTGGACAGCTCATTACTCAAA ATAAAGAGCTGACCGCTGCGAAAGAGAGACAAGAGATCGAACTGGCGGCTCAACGAGCCACTTTACAGGAACAGCGTACGCACATTGACATTTTGGATAATGCGCTGACGAATGCGCAAGGTAACGTTGTGCGACTAGAAGAagag TGCCGAAAAAAACAAGTATACGTGGAGAGAGTGGGTCAACTTCAGCGAGCATTGTCTTCGCTTCAAGCGTCTAGCGATAGACGAGAAGAGACCGAAAGACAACTGAGAGGTCAGCTGGAAAGAGAGTTGCGCGAAGGTGGAGGAGGCGGCGGTGGTAACGGCAACGAGCAAACGTCGAACGGTGAAACGATCGCGGATCTGAAACGACGATTACGCGAACGAGACGAGAAGATCATGTCGCTCGAGGGTGATGTCGCAAAATGGGAACAACGTTACCTCGAAGAAAGCGCACTGAGGCAAGCGGCTATCGACGCTGCCAGTTTGCCAAA AGATGCGAAAATTGCCGCTTTGGAAAAAACCAGTCAAGATGCAGAGAAATTAATCGCTGAGGCTCGCTCGGAGAAGATGAGACATATGGACGAAGTGCACGCCGCACAGAAAAAATTGGCCGATCTCGAATCTAG AATGAAGGATTTAGAGTCTAAGCTAGCTGAGAGAGACGCCATGATCAGGGTGTTGCAAAAACACACGTACGACAAAGCGGATAGCAGTAGTAGCAGTGGTGTGGGCAGTTATCCCGCCGCGCACTCGTCTCATTCGAGTACTTCGGCGGATCATCACACCGCCTTAACAAGCACTCCGGAACTag TGAGCAGCGTACTCGGCAGTGGCAGCGGTTACGGTAGCACCGGCTCTTACGGCGTTTCCGACAGTTACAAATATAGAAAGCAGGGCAGCTTCGAACAGACTAATAAGAGTCTCGACGATCAACTGAAAGAGCTAGACTCTCAACTGCTTAGCAAG CGGGCACTTTGCTGTTTTCCAGGATTCTCTAATCCAGGCACTGCGtcgcgaaaaggaaaaataccCAAGCCACTACTGGCGGGTGTAGATAGCACGGGTACCTCGAGCACCGCCTCGAGCAAGAGTCGATTGCTGGACGACTCGTCCGGTAGCGGTGGCGACGTGGTGTCGTCGAGCATAATTGAGTTCGCAAACGCGGCGGCCAGGCTGAAGGGCACCATCTCGCGACTGTCGGACGGCGCCGGTGGCAAGCCGACCGAGGACATGATGCTGCTCGAGAAGCAGGGCCGAAGTTCGCAGCGGCAGCGGATGGCAGTGGAAGTGGGTGGCGAGCCACGTCGCGCTGGTAGTCTCCCGCCCAGCTCGTTACCACGACCACCGAGATCGCTCAAGGCAACCAGCGCCAACTCCCGCTACTGTCGCTTAAGCGACACGGAAACGCGTAAGAAGTCGGATCCTGGTCCGGGGATGCTGGACGCGTCATCTGCGACGAGTGGACCGGGTAGCGGCAGCGGTGGGAAGACGACGCGCGACTCCTCGGGCAACTGTAGCAGCATTGAGTACGGTAGATTCGATACCGGCGCTGCCGTTGCCGCGAAGGCGTCGCGCAGCAAGAAGAAGATCTCCATGGAAAGTCTCATGGCGAACAGCTCGCTGAAGAAGTCAACGATCGGCGGCGGTCACGAGTACGAGAGGCTGCAATCCGACATGATCACGGTCAGCGGACGCAAAAAGTCCATCGGCGGTAACCCTTGTGCCTTAGAATCGACAGTGAGGCACAGAGAGATGCAAAATCGCTCGTTCATACCACCACCACCGTCATCTCGTGCCCGCATCGGCGAGTACGGTCGTCTGAGCGACGGGGAATCCTCGgtagcggcggcggcggcagcggcagcagcggcggcggcagctGCCGTTGTTCTCAAAGGCGGCGGTAACACCCTGAGGAAGCAAGCGGGAGCGGGCTGTTCTTCTCGCGGGCAAAGCACCGGCAGTACCGTAAGCAGCAAGAGCGGCCGTGATTCTGGCGGAACCGCCAGTAGCGAGGCGTCGACGGCTTCGTTGCCACCGACCAGGGCGAGGTCGATACCGCGTCCCAATTATCGCATTCAGTTctga
- the LOC139113711 gene encoding rhodanese domain-containing protein CG4456, translating into MYRFGRRLCQTYVSSSSSQSSYSNRHVSPLASNCRRLLKITSNYPSAGNLIRTLYFFNTLFRETDNTILDKNEMEGIVSYDQLLDAQKDDSVLIVDVREDSEINETGALPGSIHIPMNDVTNVFENLSEEDFLNKYRKPKPNKDTKMIFSCRSGRRSESVQKAVQKLGYTQAYNYSGGWLDWEKRQGS; encoded by the exons ATGTACAGATTTGGTCGCCGATTGTGTCAAACTTACGTGTCATCCAGTTCTTCGCAGTCTTCGTACAGTAATCGACACGTCTCGCCGTTGGCGTCAAATTGTCGACGACTCTTAAAAATTACATCTAACTATCCAAGCGCAGGCAACT tGATACGgactttgtatttttttaatacactttTTCGAGAAACGGATAATACAATCTTAGACAAGAACGAAATGGAGGGTATAGTTAGCTATGATCAATTACTGGATGCACAAAAAGACGACAGTGTACTGATTGTCGATGTTAGAGAGGATTCCGAGATCAATGAGACCGGTGCCTTACCAGGAAGCATTCATATACcaa tGAACGATGTTACGAATgtgtttgaaaatttgtcaGAAGAGGATTTTCTGAATAAATATCGCAAACCTAAACCaaataaagatacaaaaaTGATATTTAGTTGCCGGAGTGGCAGAAGAAGCGAAAGTGTACAAAAAGCAGTACAAAAATTAGGATACACACA ggCATATAACTATAGTGGTGGCTGGTTGGATTGGGAAAAGAGGCAAgggagttaa
- the LOC139113705 gene encoding NKAP family protein CG6066, producing the protein MMNEKMMDARRRERELIGLRGVPDASSRSPTQFEYSSNEEDEDLSKHKDNTSPKDRERKKHDSKKKKSKKLKKEKKAKKERKREKKAKKEARREKKKKKKARKETESSSSEDSGSDNSDEEVWVEKTMLTEKSKQKKGSSSDDSGDDGVVGPAPKPHVTLSAKDFGKALLPGEGAAMAAYVAEGKRIPRRGEIGLTSEEIASYESVGYVMSGSRHRRMEAVRIRKENQIYSADEKRALAMFSKEERQKRENLILGQFREMINHKKMAQEKKN; encoded by the exons ATGATGAACGAAAAGATGATGGACGCGCGAAGGCGCGAGAGAGAGTTGATAGGATTACGCGGAGTCCCTGATGCTTCATCTAGATCCCCGACGCAATTTGAATA TAGCTCAAATGAAGAAGATGAAGATTTGAGCAAACACAAGGATAACACTTCTCCTAAAGATCGTGAGAGAAAGAAGCAcgattcgaaaaaaaagaaaagcaagaaattaaagaaggaaaaaaaggcgaaaaaggaaagaaagagagagaaaaaggcaAAGAAAGaagcgaggagagaaaaaaaaaagaaaaagaaagcaagaAAAGAAACTGAAAGTAGTAGCTCTGAAGATAGTGGCAGCGATAATAGCGACGAGGAAGTTTGGGTAGAGAAAACTATGCTTACCGAGAAGTCGAAACAAAAGAAGGGCTCGAGTTCAGATGACAGTGGAGACGACGGTGTAGTTGGGCCTGCCCCAAAACCACACGTAACTCTTTCGGCCAAAGATTTCGGCAAAGCATTGCTACCGGGCGAAGGTGCGGCGATGGCAGCTTATGTCGCTGAAGGAAAGCGTATACCAAGAAGAGGTGAAATCGGGCTTACTTCGGAAGAAATTGCATCATACGAATCTGTTGGATACGTCATGAGTGGCAGCAG gcaTCGTCGCATGGAAGCGGTTCGTATCCGAAAGGAAAATCAGATTTATTCTGCCGATGAAAAGCGCGCATTGGCGATGTTCAGCAAAGAAGAACGACAGAAGAGAGAAAATCTTATACTGGGGCAATTTAGAGAGAtgattaatcataaaaaaatggcacaagagaagaaaaattaa
- the LOC139113685 gene encoding uncharacterized protein: MEIADAGGGSDYNNNFQLPHRIGIIPLLLLLIADASNGGGVGGGTVNGVGGGSVGGGSVGSSSGSGSGSNSAVSIIGSGIAGGTCGLAELTCRDGRCVPIDAYCNGEDDCGDGSDEPAMCTPCNRTYHGREGHTYKLDLPRPAEERLPFLCHLTFTAAGQGYGELVQLLWDAFSVGRVDANADNYFTSCPEGSLQLAELGRHFTGGSWCGVSEGRASYYSETSTVTASIRLFHAPSAVPFEFRLRYRFVARNEAVARLGKPELPIERGSPVPGTYCSRNFYECHLKECRLQSPNYPGEYPRNASCLITVRQKEVPTCKHAMISVKSAHSGPAGLNAAVNTSLSVWQDCSPERDRLIFRDGARTEDPVLLIYCGGPLPQVTARGPAMQVEFRSSAVAIPLGASSLRLELELRVVYVDSDGMDYAKTPQGCHFFVNGTGVGSKRSGIIRAPQHALPPGSSCTWNIKGATGDRIWIYFSSYSQRDLTGNMENNASNGQVTPDISAASVCAVKLVFWDGAPNTGQPMATLCDDTPKLCAHAALRNLTRSTRPCTEEESYLTTAPSLTLRMETVLGTALHPINFHARYEFVSTLQNGEPWGDGICSRIWRKVHAGEVMSPRDVRLFGRGGAVKLDCRYRVEAGSGERVRLTLHNVSLGESTMCTSDSDPHTGKPRCVQEVGSREARLVIYEAPWRDVKLPRACLCDNTSHLPLTYTTSGRALEITFLVDQQAPHEDFETLFFYASFELIRMPECPRKQRIRGEGGELRFVNPPLSRPDIYCEGLPWLVEARENRSLFVLTWGWFLPLEPPPLTGTETSNGVSSSSSSSSSSSSSSSSSSSSSSISSSSSSSGNVSGSGGGSSSGGGGSGSGSSSNSGGVSGDQVKCPTTNRILLYSGWPPKLLKVVCPAEPGAREFTIHVFSQEWLGPSEEGKWPGPPRPPALLLDFVARESGQAAASWLEISKSRAALRRQLRLPERISGGIIENETNGIPSYIGDCPHKCPELGACIAASLWCDGHAHCPSGHDEANCGNGARLLGLLPSITWLVVTGVAGIVTAFACLFTILINRSKARTKRLHYKGPKKSNKPRRAPTEETLLGAAS, encoded by the exons ATG GAGATAGCTGATGCCGGAGGAGGATCCGactacaataataattttcaattaccGCATCGTATCGGCATCATCccgctgttgctgctgctgatCGCTGACGCGTCgaacggcggcggcgtcggGGGTGGCACGGTTAATGGGGTTGGAGGCGGTAGTGTTGGCGGTGGAAGCGTTGGTAGCAGCAGCGGTAGCGGTAGCGGTAGCAATAGCGCTGTCAGCATCATCGGCAGCGGCATCGCTGGTGGTACTTGCGGGCTGGCCGAGTTGACGTGCCGGGACGGCCGCTGCGTGCCAATCGACGCTTATTGCAACGGTGAAGATGATTGCGGCGATGGTAGCGACGAGCCAGCGATGTGCACCCCGTGTAATCGAACGTACCACGGCCGCGAGGGGCACACGTACAAGCTGGACCTGCCGAGACCCGCTGAGGAACGTCTGCCGTTTCTCTGCCACTTGACGTTCACCGCTGCCGGCCAGGGCTACGGCGAGCTGGTCCAGCTACTGTGGGACGCGTTCAGCGTCGGTCGCGTTGACGCGAATGCCGACAACTACTTCACCAGCTGTCCTGAGGGCTCGCTTCAGCTCGCCGAACTTGGCAGGCACTTCACCGGTGGCTCATGGTGCGGCGTCAGCGAGGGCCGTGCATCTTACTACAg CGAAACCAGTACGGTCACTGCCTCTATACGGCTGTTCCACGCACCGTCAGCGGTGCCATTCGAGTTTCGTCTTCGTTACCGCTTCGTCGCACGCAACGAGGCGGTTGCCCGTCTGGGCAAACCAGAACTGCCAATCGAACGGGGCTCTCCGGTACCGGGCACATATTGCTCCCGTAATTTCTACGAATGTCACTTAAAAGAGTGTCGGCTGCAGAGTCCGAATTATCCGGGAGAATATCCGCGAAATGCAAGCTGTTTGATAACCGTGCGCCAGAAGGAGGTGCCTACTTGCAAGCACGCCATGATATCTGTCAAGAGTGCGCACAGTGGTCCGGCTGGTCTCAACGCTGCCGTCAACACGAGTCTCAGCGTCTGGCAGGACTGTTCTCCCGAGAGGGACCGTCTGATCTTCCGGGACGGGGCACGTACGGAGGACCCGGTCCTCTTGATATACTGCGGCGGCCCGTTACCGCAGGTAACCGCACGTGGGCCCGCCATGCAAGTGGAATTCCGCAGCTCGGCAGTCGCGATACCGCTGGGTGCATCGTCGCTAAGACTGGAACTTGAGCTGCGCGTGGTCTATGTCGACTCCGATGGGATGGATTATGCCAAGACCCCACAAGGCTGCCACTTTTTTGTAAATGGTACCGGCGTAGGCAGCAAACGCAGTGGTATAATACGCGCGCCTCAGCACGCGCTGCCGCCCGGTTCCAGCTGCACGTGGAATATCAAGGGGGCGACTGGTGACCGCATATGGATATATTTCTCGTCATATTCGCAGCGTGATCTCACCGGCAACATGGAGAACAATGCGAGCAACGGTCAAGTGACACCAGATATATCCGCAGCGTCAGTATGCGCGGTTAAACTTGTCTTCTGGGACGGAGCACCGAATACAGGCCAGCCAATGGCCACATTATGCGACGACACTCCCAAACTATGCGCCCATGCGGCTCTTCGTAATCTCACTAGAAGCACGAGGCCGTGTACCGAGGAAGAAAGTTATCTGACGACTGCACCGAGCTTGACATTGCGTATGGAAACTGTTCTGGGCACCGCTCTCCATCCGATTAATTTTCAC GCGCGATACGAGTTTGTCTCCACTCTTCAAAATGGTGAGCCTTGGGGTGACGGTATTTGCAGTCGAATCTGGCGCAAAGTGCACGCCGGCGAAGTGATGTCACCGCGCGACGTACGTTTATTCGGTCGGGGCGGTGCCGTCAAGCTAGATTgcag ATATCGTGTAGAAGCTGGTAGTGGAGAGCGAGTCCGTTTAACGTTACATAACGTCAGTCTCGGCGAGTCTACCATGTGCACAAGTGATTCAGATCCACATACCGGTAAACCACGCTGCGTTCAAGAGGTGGGATCCAGGGAGGCTCGTTTAGTTATTTACGAGGCGCCATGGCGGGATGTAAAGCTACCCCGAGCGTGTCTGTGTGATAATACATCACATTTGCCGCTCACATACACCACTTCTGGCCGTGCGCTGGAGATAACTTTCTTGGTCGACCAGCAAGCGCCTCACGAAGATTTTGAGACGCTCTTCTTCTACGCTAGCTTCGAGCTCATCCGTATGCCAGAGTGTCCTAGAAAACAAAGGATCCGTGGTGAGGGTGGCGAATTGAGATTCGTTAATCCTCCGCTGTCGAGACCGGACATATATTGCGAAGGTTTACCATGGCTGGTGGAAGCGCGCGAGAATCGATCACTTTTCGTTCTTACCTGGGGCTGGTTTCTGCCATTGGAACCACCACCGCTTACCGGTACCGAAACGTCTAACGGTgtcagcagcagcagcagcagcagcagcagcagtagCAGCAGCAGTAGCAGCAGCAGTAGCAGCAGCAGCATCAGCAGCAGTAGCAGCAGCAGCGGTAACGTTAGCGGTAGCGGTGGCGGTAGCAGCAGCGGTGGCGGAGGCAGCGGTAGCGGTAGCAGCAGTAACAGCGGCGGTGTCAGCGGCGATCAAGTTAAATGTCCGACCACTAATCGCATCCTCCTCTATTCTGGCTGGCCGCCGAAATTGCTGAAGGTGGTGTGCCCAGCGGAACCGGGCGCCCGCGAATTCACCATACACGTGTTCTCACAGGAATGGCTAGGTCCGTCGGAAGAGGGTAAGTGGCCAGGGCCACCAAGACCACCTGCATTATTATTGGACTTCGTGGCGCGAGAATCTGGCCAAGCTGCTGCCTCTTGGCTAGAAATCTCCAAGAGTCGTGCAGCACTGCGCCGGCAGCTACGTCTTCCGGAGAGAATCTCGGGTGGAATAATAGAAAATGAAACAAACGGCATACCGTCGTATATCGGCGACTGCCCGCACAAGTGTCCCGAACTGGGTGCGTGCATTGCCGCTAGTCTATGGTGCGACGGCCACGCGCACTGTCCGTCTGGTCACGATGAGGCCAACTGCGGGAACGGCGCACGTCTACTCGGGCTGCTCCCATCCATTACATGGCTCGTCGTCACCGGGGTTGCTGGAATTGTCACTGCCTTCGCGTGCCTATTCACTATTCTTATTAACAG ATCCAAAGCTCGCACAAAGAGACTTCACTACAAAGGGCCGAAGAAGAGCAATAAGCCGCGACGTGCACCAACTGAGGAGACGCTTCTTGGAGCGGCATCCTGA